The DNA sequence tggtggggcgggggcttgtggtggtggggcgggggcttgtggtggtggtggtggtgggggtttgtggtggtggtggtggggcgggggcttgtggtggtggtggtggtgggggtttgtggtggtggtggtggtggggcgggggcttgtggtggtggtggtggggcgggggcttgtggtggtggtggtggggcgggggcttgtggtggtggtggtggggcgggggcttgtggtggtggtggtggtggtggtggtggtggtggtggggcgggggtttgtggtggtggtggggtgggggtttgtggtgatggtggtggtggtggtggtggtgggacgggggtttgtggtggtggtggtggggcgggggtttgtggtggtggtggtggtggtttgtggtgatggtggtggtggtggtggtgggggtttctggtggtggtggtggtggtggtggtgggggtttctggtggtggtggtggtggggcggggtttgtggtgatggtggtggtggtggggcgggggtttgtggtggtggtggtggggcgggggtttgtggtggtggtggtggggcgggggtttgtggtggtggtggtggggctggggtttgtggtggtggtggtggtggtgtgggggtttgtggtgatggtggtggtggtggggcgggggtttgtggtggtggtggtggtggtgggggtttgtggtggtggtggtggggcgggggtttgtggtggtggtggtcgtggtggtggtgggggtttgtggtggtggtggtggtggtggtggtggtgtgggggtttgtggtgatggtggtggtggtggggtgggggtttgtggtggaggtggtggtggtggtgggggtttctggtggtggtggtggtgggggggggggggggtttctggtggtggtggtggtggggcgggggtttgtggtggtggtggtggtggtggtggtggtgtgggggtttgtggtgatggtgatggtggtggtggtggggtgggggtttgtggtggaggtggtggtggtggtgggggtttctggtggtggtggtggtgggggggggtttctggtggtggtggtggtggggcgggggtttgtggtggtggtggtggtggtgggggtttgtggtggtggtggtggtggtggtggtgtgggggtttgtggtgatggtgatggtggtggtggtgggggggcttgtggtggtggtggtggggtgggggtttctggtggtggtggtggtggggggggggggggtttctggtggtggtggtggtggggcgggggtttgtggtggtggggcgggggtgtctggtgggggtggtggggtggagggTATTGGCCTTCATTGCTGAGccagatctcgacggactgtaggTTCTTACGGTGGCGATTGTTGGGTCTATACCCATGATGGAcccctgcggggggggggggttcttgtcgggtgtcctatcctctaactgTGGCTCCATagtgggtatgggg is a window from the Procambarus clarkii isolate CNS0578487 chromosome 48, FALCON_Pclarkii_2.0, whole genome shotgun sequence genome containing:
- the LOC138351131 gene encoding LOW QUALITY PROTEIN: uncharacterized protein (The sequence of the model RefSeq protein was modified relative to this genomic sequence to represent the inferred CDS: inserted 4 bases in 2 codons; deleted 1 base in 1 codon), which translates into the protein SPQTPTPPPPPPQTPAPPPPPQTPAPPPPPQTPAPPPPPQTPAPPPPPSPQTPPHHHHHQKPPPPPPPPPPPPPPPPQTPAPPPPPQTPVPPPPPPPPSPQTPTPPPPQTPAPPPPPPPPPPPPQAPAPPPPPQAPAPPPPPQAPAPPPPPQAPAPPPPPPQPPPPPPPQAPAPPPPPXKPPPPPPPQAPAPPPQAPAPPPPPQAPAPPPPPQAPAPPPPXKPPPPPPPPPPQAPAPPPQAPTPPPQAPAPPPTPQAPAPPPQAPAPPPQAPAPPPPPQAPAPPPQAPAPPPQAPAPPPPPQAPAPPPFQRWSGKRKVIKAARNTRLPPGSSRLSLYQANTHGAAERELARQEQRKGQRKRENKG